Proteins encoded together in one Chitinophaga sp. LS1 window:
- a CDS encoding YciI family protein — MNEFLLIFRKDNSKEAQPSPSALQASIKPWQEWLGKLDAEGALVSHGNRLRPEGAVIKAGKIVTDGPYPDIKESIGGFVIIKAIDLAAATEIGKDCPVLDAPWNGFVEVRMLSKEV; from the coding sequence ATGAATGAGTTCTTATTGATCTTCAGAAAAGACAATTCTAAAGAAGCACAACCTTCTCCCTCAGCATTACAGGCGAGTATCAAGCCCTGGCAGGAATGGCTGGGTAAACTGGATGCCGAAGGCGCCCTGGTAAGTCATGGCAACCGCCTCAGACCCGAAGGTGCTGTGATCAAAGCGGGTAAGATCGTTACAGACGGACCATATCCGGATATCAAGGAATCCATTGGTGGATTTGTGATCATCAAGGCCATAGATCTGGCGGCTGCCACTGAGATCGGGAAAGACTGCCCGGTTTTAGATGCCCCCTGGAACGGATTTGTGGAAGTACGTATGCTCTCCAAAGAAGTGTGA
- a CDS encoding RNA polymerase sigma factor produces the protein MEDQELLPYLFRTEYRKIIAVLCQLFGIAHIETAEDIVSDTFLSATELWSEQGLPPNPVAWLYTVARRKTLNHIKRDALFAKKISPEIRNASQDITEMDIDLSDQSIHDSQLAMIFTVCNPGIPEESQVALALNLLCGFGAQEIADAFLTNKDVIYKRLQRAKDKLKADHIAITAPSAEAVHHRLDTVLTTLYLLFSEGYYSTSQNTTLRKDLCLEAMRLTYLLASHVPTAVPAVYALLSLMCFHASRFEARADQQGEMILYEDQDTNLWDHELIARGTYYLNQGATGNVLTKYHLEAGIAYWHTHKADSREKWEQILHLYDQLVLMEPSPIAALNRIFALAKVMGNATAIEAAALLPLKDNHFYYALLGHLYTPLDRTQAMVHFRKALSLAITAADKEAIRKQML, from the coding sequence ATGGAAGATCAGGAGCTGCTCCCATATTTATTCAGGACAGAGTACAGGAAGATCATTGCTGTACTCTGTCAGCTATTTGGTATTGCACACATTGAAACGGCTGAAGACATTGTGAGTGATACTTTCCTCTCTGCCACGGAATTGTGGAGTGAGCAGGGGCTTCCCCCAAACCCTGTGGCATGGCTGTATACCGTGGCCAGGCGCAAAACGCTGAACCATATAAAAAGAGATGCGTTATTTGCAAAGAAGATAAGTCCGGAGATCAGGAATGCAAGTCAGGATATAACAGAGATGGATATTGATCTGTCAGATCAAAGTATTCATGATAGTCAGCTGGCAATGATTTTCACAGTTTGTAACCCGGGTATTCCCGAGGAATCGCAGGTAGCGCTGGCATTGAACCTGTTGTGTGGCTTTGGCGCACAGGAGATAGCGGATGCGTTTCTCACCAATAAAGATGTCATTTACAAAAGACTGCAAAGGGCTAAGGACAAGCTGAAAGCAGATCATATTGCTATCACCGCTCCTTCCGCCGAAGCAGTGCATCACCGTTTGGATACGGTGTTGACTACATTATACCTGTTATTCAGCGAAGGGTATTATTCTACCTCGCAGAATACCACCTTACGGAAAGACCTTTGTCTGGAGGCGATGCGGCTCACTTATTTACTGGCTTCGCATGTGCCCACAGCTGTGCCTGCGGTGTATGCATTGTTGTCACTAATGTGTTTTCATGCATCGCGGTTCGAAGCAAGAGCGGATCAGCAGGGAGAGATGATCTTATATGAAGATCAGGATACGAACTTGTGGGACCACGAGCTGATTGCGAGAGGAACGTATTATTTGAACCAGGGTGCAACGGGCAATGTATTGACCAAATATCATTTAGAAGCAGGCATTGCTTACTGGCATACGCACAAGGCAGATAGCAGGGAGAAATGGGAACAGATATTACATTTATACGATCAGCTGGTATTGATGGAACCTTCTCCTATTGCTGCGCTGAACAGGATCTTCGCATTGGCGAAGGTAATGGGCAATGCAACAGCGATAGAAGCTGCTGCATTGTTACCATTGAAGGATAATCATTTTTATTATGCCTTGTTAGGACA